A portion of the Amia ocellicauda isolate fAmiCal2 chromosome 22, fAmiCal2.hap1, whole genome shotgun sequence genome contains these proteins:
- the tbl2 gene encoding transducin beta-like protein 2: MELAALVAVSLLIGALVLLVAVALGKQRGQSREPPGQREDSDERERENGEKPSASKKQKQQQRPRKERPQQQNFTHPLLAASLKSHSGSVSCLDFSSNGKYLASSADDRTVRIWSTKDFLDREHRCLRANVELDHATLVSFSPDSRAFITWLANGETIRVFKMTKKDDGSVSFSAAPEDFPQRHKAAVINIGIAETGKFIMTASSDTTILIWDLKGEVLASINTNQMTNSYATISPCGRFVASCGFTPDVKVWEVCFGKGGDFKEVVRAFDLKGHSAGVCSFAFSNDSRRMVTVSKDGTWKLWDTDVEYRKQQDPYLLRTGRCEVSEPCRIALSPDARVAAIANGGELALYSTGSGEREEEIVGAHAGDIADLRFDINGRYVVSCGDRAIRVFHNTPGYRAAIRDMQAMLQKATNEATRQRLLQQIQDAQSALDTVCGPKE; the protein is encoded by the exons agagagagagagagaatggagaGAAGCCCTCCGCCTCCAAGAAACAGAAGCAACAACAGCGCCCCCGCAAGGAGAGGCCCCAGCAGCAAAACTTCACCCACCCGCTCCTGGCCGCCTCGCTCAAG AGCCACAGCGGCAGCGTCTCGTGCCTGGACTTCAGCAGCAATGGGAAGTACCTGGCCTCCTCCGCTGACGACCGCACCGTCCGCATCTGGAGCACCAAGGACTTCCTGGATCGCGAGCACCGCTGCCTCCGTGCCAACGTGGAGCTGGACCACGCCACCCTCGTCAGCTTCAGCCCGGACTCCCG TGCATTCATCACCTGGTTGGCGAACGGAGAGACCATCCGCGTGTTCAAGATGACCAAGAAGGACGACGGGTCGGTCAGCTTCAGCGCGGCGCCTGAGGACTTCCCCCAGAGACACAAGGCCGCTGTCATCAACATTGGCATCGCTGAAACGG GCAAGTTCATCATGACAGCCTCCAGTGACACCACCATCCTGATCTGGGACCTGAAGGGAGAGGTGCTGGCCTCCATCAACACCAACCAGATGACCAACTCCTACGCCACCATCTCCCCCTGTGGCAG GTTCGTGGCGTCGTGCGGCTTCACCCCGGACGTGAAGGTGTGGGAGGTCTGCTTTGGGAAGGGCGGAGATTTCAAGGAGGTGGTGCGAGCCTTTGACCTGAAGGGCCACTCAGCAGGCGTCTGCTCCTTCGCCTTCTCCAACGACTCCCGCAG GATGGTGACGGTGTCTAAGGACGGCACGTGGAAGCTGTGGGACACGGACGTGGAGTACAGGAAGCAGCAGGACCCCTACCTCCTGCGGACGGGCCGCTGCGAGGTGTCCGAGCCGTGCCGCATCGCTCTGTCCCCCGATGCCCGGGTGGCCGCCATTGCCAACGGCGGGGAGCTGGCGCTGTACAGCACGGGCAGCGGGGAGCGCGAGGAGGAGATCGTGGGGGCGCATGCCGGGGACATCGCCGACCTGCGTTTCGACATCAATGGCCGCTACGTGGTCAGCTGCGGCGACCGCGCCATCCGTGTCTTCCACAACACGCCGGGCTACCGGGCCGCCATCCGGGACATGCAGGCCATGCTGCAGAAGGCCACCAACGAGGCGACGCGCCAGAGACTACTGCAGCAGATCCAGGATGCCCAGAGCGCACTGGACACGGTGTGCGGCCCCAAGGAGTGA